One window of the Methylovirgula sp. HY1 genome contains the following:
- a CDS encoding RsmB/NOP family class I SAM-dependent RNA methyltransferase → MKPPRAAAADIARQESMTVPGLAARVAAAAVLRDVIANGHMLDELFAAGPGLSRVAGLDPRDVALTRSIVTAALRRLGTIRHALADLLERGLPRTAAQIEWCLTAAAAQILFLDVPDHAAVDLAVRMTRLDAKTAPYAALINGVLRNLARRRDEYLRDTATLDQDTPPWLAARWRKTYGEADSRAIAAAHRLEPTLDITVKSDPDLWAERLGATVLPTGSLRLSSHVPIPELPGYAEGAWWVQDAAAALPAQLIAVDPNVKIADLCSAPGGKAAQLAARGARVTAIDRSAERLKILSSNFERLRLEAEIVVADVVTLNGTLNGSNFDAVLLDAPCSATGTIRRHPDVAWTKKPGDLTKLAAMQSRMLDKAFELVRPGGTIVYCTCSIEPEEGEQQIAALLRRNPDIVRFPVTPAEVGGLAELINANGEVRTLPSFLPADDPRLAGLDGFFIARLTRHERRGR, encoded by the coding sequence ATGAAGCCGCCGCGTGCTGCAGCAGCCGACATCGCCCGACAAGAATCGATGACGGTACCTGGTCTCGCCGCCAGAGTCGCCGCCGCGGCGGTTTTGCGCGACGTCATCGCCAATGGCCATATGCTCGACGAACTCTTCGCTGCCGGGCCCGGGCTCTCACGTGTCGCAGGGTTAGATCCCCGCGACGTTGCCTTGACACGTTCGATTGTGACCGCGGCACTCCGCCGGCTCGGCACGATAAGGCATGCTTTGGCCGATCTCCTCGAACGCGGTCTGCCGCGTACGGCTGCGCAAATCGAATGGTGCCTAACCGCCGCGGCCGCCCAAATTCTCTTTCTCGATGTCCCCGATCATGCAGCCGTCGATCTCGCGGTGCGGATGACACGGCTCGATGCGAAGACGGCGCCTTATGCAGCGCTCATCAATGGTGTCTTGCGCAATCTCGCGCGACGGCGCGACGAATATCTGCGCGACACCGCGACACTTGATCAGGATACGCCGCCTTGGCTCGCCGCGCGCTGGCGCAAAACCTATGGCGAGGCGGATTCGCGCGCCATTGCCGCCGCACATCGGCTGGAGCCGACGCTCGACATTACCGTCAAATCGGATCCCGACTTATGGGCCGAAAGGCTTGGCGCGACGGTGCTGCCAACCGGGTCGCTTCGGCTTTCCAGCCATGTGCCGATCCCGGAACTCCCAGGATATGCGGAAGGCGCCTGGTGGGTTCAAGATGCGGCCGCAGCGCTCCCGGCGCAGCTCATCGCCGTCGACCCGAACGTGAAGATCGCCGATCTCTGTTCTGCGCCCGGCGGCAAAGCCGCGCAGCTTGCCGCGCGTGGCGCGCGCGTGACGGCCATCGACCGCTCGGCCGAGCGGCTCAAGATTTTGAGCAGCAATTTCGAACGGCTGCGACTCGAAGCTGAAATCGTCGTCGCCGATGTCGTGACGCTGAACGGCACGCTCAACGGATCGAATTTCGACGCCGTGCTGCTCGACGCGCCTTGTTCCGCGACCGGGACGATCCGCCGCCATCCAGATGTCGCCTGGACGAAAAAGCCCGGCGATCTCACCAAGCTCGCCGCGATGCAATCGCGTATGCTCGACAAGGCTTTCGAACTGGTTCGGCCCGGCGGCACGATCGTCTATTGCACCTGCTCGATCGAACCTGAAGAAGGCGAACAGCAAATCGCGGCGCTGCTACGGCGCAATCCCGATATAGTTCGCTTTCCAGTTACACCGGCAGAGGTCGGCGGTCTCGCCGAACTCATCAATGCAAATGGCGAAGTACGGACGCTTCCCTCATTTCTTCCAGCCGATGATCCACGGCTGGCCGGCCTCGATGGTTTTTTTATTGCAAGGCTCACGCGTCACGAAAGACGCGGTCGGTAG
- a CDS encoding DUF1674 domain-containing protein has product MQKDDAARPNVPEAGVSAPTPRELSAAAKRALAEAEERRRQEPKPAPKAPEIGGRDGLDPVRYGDWETKGIASDF; this is encoded by the coding sequence ATGCAGAAAGATGACGCGGCCCGGCCAAATGTGCCTGAGGCGGGCGTAAGTGCGCCGACGCCGCGCGAACTTTCCGCGGCGGCAAAGCGGGCGCTTGCCGAGGCGGAGGAGCGCCGCCGCCAGGAGCCGAAGCCGGCTCCAAAAGCGCCCGAAATCGGTGGCCGCGATGGTCTCGACCCGGTGCGTTATGGCGATTGGGAAACGAAAGGCATTGCGAGCGATTTTTGA
- the pheS gene encoding phenylalanine--tRNA ligase subunit alpha, with amino-acid sequence MSDFSSLEQETLAAIDAAADETALEAVRIAALGKKGTISALLSGLGKLPPEARKEQGAAINLLKEKVTAALALRRAGLKEAALQARLAAETLDVTLPARVSPLDLGRLHPISQVTDELAAIFAEMGFSIAEGPDIETDDYNFGKLNFPPDHPARDMHDTFFLAAGASGERKVLRTHTSPVQVRTMLTQKPPIRVICPGRTYRCDSDQTHTPMFHQVEGLVIDKQANLGHLKWILQEFCKAFFEVADVKMRFRPSFFPFTEPSMEVDIQCSRKGGEIRFGEGEDWLEILGCGMVHPNVLRNCGLDPDVYQGFAWGIGIDRIAMLKYGMPDLRAFFEADIRWLTHYGFRPFDVPTLLSGLSN; translated from the coding sequence ATGTCCGATTTCTCATCGCTTGAACAGGAAACGCTCGCCGCGATCGACGCCGCCGCCGATGAAACGGCGCTCGAAGCCGTCCGCATTGCCGCCCTGGGCAAAAAAGGCACGATTTCGGCGCTGCTGTCCGGCCTCGGCAAATTGCCCCCGGAAGCACGCAAGGAACAAGGCGCCGCGATCAATCTTCTGAAGGAGAAAGTGACAGCCGCACTCGCTCTGCGCCGCGCCGGGCTGAAAGAAGCCGCGCTGCAAGCGCGACTCGCCGCCGAGACGCTCGACGTCACGCTGCCTGCCCGCGTGAGCCCGCTCGACCTCGGCCGCCTTCACCCGATCAGCCAAGTTACCGACGAGCTTGCAGCCATTTTCGCCGAAATGGGATTTTCGATCGCGGAAGGGCCAGATATCGAGACGGATGACTATAATTTCGGCAAGCTCAATTTTCCGCCCGATCATCCTGCCCGCGATATGCACGACACTTTCTTCCTCGCTGCCGGCGCGAGCGGCGAAAGAAAAGTCCTACGCACCCATACCAGCCCCGTGCAGGTGCGCACGATGCTGACGCAAAAGCCGCCGATCCGCGTCATCTGTCCGGGCCGCACCTATCGCTGCGATTCCGATCAGACGCATACGCCGATGTTCCATCAGGTCGAAGGGCTCGTTATCGACAAACAAGCCAATCTCGGCCATCTCAAATGGATCTTGCAGGAGTTCTGCAAGGCCTTCTTCGAAGTGGCGGACGTGAAGATGCGCTTTCGTCCAAGCTTCTTTCCGTTCACCGAGCCGTCAATGGAAGTCGACATCCAATGTTCGCGCAAGGGTGGCGAGATTCGATTCGGCGAAGGTGAGGATTGGCTCGAAATCCTCGGCTGTGGGATGGTGCATCCCAATGTCCTGCGTAATTGTGGCCTCGATCCCGACGTCTATCAGGGCTTTGCTTGGGGAATTGGGATCGATCGGATCGCGATGTTGAAATATGGGATGCCGGATCTGCGCGCCTTTTTCGAAGCGGATATCCGCTGGTTGACACATTACGGTTTTCGGCCGTTCGACGTGCCGACGCTTTTGTCGGGACTGTCGAACTGA
- the greB gene encoding transcription elongation factor GreB: MSKAFTKETETETDLEDEGPALPPGTKNYITPAGLQRLRDEFRALQQIERPKVVEIVSWAAGNGDRSENGDYIYGKKRLREIDRRMRFLMKRIEIAEVVDPEQQKDKARIFFGATVTYLNGRGEEKRVRIVGIDEARSEMNEISWISPIARALMKAEAGDVVDVRTPKGVEAIEIVEVAY, translated from the coding sequence ATGAGCAAGGCCTTTACCAAGGAAACCGAGACCGAGACAGATCTCGAAGACGAAGGTCCGGCGCTGCCGCCGGGGACCAAAAATTATATCACGCCGGCGGGGCTGCAGCGCCTGCGCGACGAGTTTCGCGCGCTGCAGCAGATCGAGCGGCCGAAGGTCGTCGAGATCGTGTCCTGGGCGGCCGGCAATGGCGACCGCTCGGAGAATGGCGATTACATCTATGGCAAGAAGCGCTTGCGCGAGATCGATCGGCGGATGCGCTTTTTGATGAAGCGTATCGAGATTGCCGAAGTCGTCGATCCGGAGCAGCAAAAGGACAAGGCGCGCATCTTCTTCGGCGCCACCGTCACCTATCTCAACGGACGCGGCGAGGAAAAAAGGGTGCGAATCGTCGGTATCGACGAAGCGCGCTCCGAAATGAATGAGATCAGCTGGATTTCGCCCATTGCAAGAGCGCTGATGAAAGCGGAGGCGGGCGATGTCGTCGATGTCCGCACCCCGAAGGGCGTCGAGGCGATCGAGATCGTCGAAGTCGCCTATTGA
- a CDS encoding fumarate hydratase, translating to MSFHFTRPFPLGPDTTPYRKLTSSGVRVEKFGTREMLVVDAEALRLLAETAMIDINHLLRPGHLAQLAKILEDPEATENDRFVAYDLLKNANIAAGGVLPMCQDTGTAIVVAKKGRLVFTEGDDDAALAQGIKDAYEKKNLRYSQLAPLSMFEEVNTKTNLPAQIEIYAEGEDAYKFLFIAKGGGSANKTFLYQATPAVLTHDRLMDFLKEKILTLGTSACPPYHLAIVIGGTSAELTLKTVKLASTRYYDNLPTQGGADAHAFRDLGLEAEVHKLTQDLGVGAQFGGKYFCHDVRVIRLPRHGASLPIGLGVSCSADRQALGKITREGVFVEELEHDPAKYLPAIDEATLGGAVVKIDLSKPMAETLATLSNYPIKTRLSLSGTMIVARDLAHAKIRERLERGEPLPDYFKNHPIYYAGPAKTPAGYASGSFGPTTAGRMDSFVEQFQAAGGSLIMIAKGNRSAQVREACAKHHGFYLGSIGGPAARLAQDCIKKVEVLEYSELGMEAIWKIEVENFPAFIVIDDKGNDFFKELNLG from the coding sequence ATGAGCTTTCACTTCACGCGTCCTTTCCCGCTCGGTCCCGACACAACGCCCTATCGCAAGCTCACCTCATCGGGCGTGCGGGTCGAAAAATTCGGCACGCGCGAAATGCTTGTCGTCGATGCCGAAGCTCTGCGGCTTTTGGCTGAAACGGCGATGATCGATATCAATCATCTCTTGCGTCCCGGCCATCTCGCCCAGCTCGCCAAAATTCTCGAAGATCCAGAAGCAACCGAGAACGACAGATTCGTTGCTTATGATCTTTTGAAGAACGCCAATATCGCTGCCGGCGGCGTCTTGCCCATGTGTCAGGATACCGGCACGGCGATCGTCGTGGCCAAGAAAGGTCGCCTGGTCTTCACCGAAGGCGATGATGACGCGGCGCTCGCACAAGGCATCAAGGATGCCTATGAAAAGAAAAATCTGCGCTATTCGCAGCTCGCGCCGCTCTCGATGTTCGAGGAGGTCAACACAAAGACGAATTTGCCGGCGCAGATCGAAATCTACGCCGAAGGCGAGGACGCCTATAAGTTCCTCTTCATCGCCAAAGGCGGCGGCTCGGCCAACAAGACCTTTCTCTATCAAGCGACGCCCGCGGTTCTGACGCATGACCGGCTCATGGATTTTCTCAAGGAGAAGATTCTCACGCTCGGCACTTCGGCTTGCCCGCCCTATCATCTTGCCATTGTCATTGGCGGAACCTCGGCGGAACTGACATTGAAAACGGTCAAGCTCGCCTCGACCCGCTATTACGACAATCTGCCGACGCAGGGCGGCGCCGATGCGCATGCCTTCCGCGATCTCGGCCTGGAGGCGGAGGTCCATAAGCTTACGCAGGATCTCGGCGTCGGCGCGCAATTCGGCGGCAAATATTTCTGCCATGATGTGCGCGTCATTCGCCTGCCGCGGCATGGCGCGTCGCTGCCGATCGGGCTCGGCGTCTCCTGCTCGGCGGACCGGCAGGCGCTCGGCAAGATCACCAGGGAAGGCGTCTTCGTCGAAGAACTCGAGCATGATCCGGCGAAATATCTCCCCGCCATCGACGAGGCGACGCTCGGCGGCGCGGTCGTGAAAATCGATCTGTCGAAGCCCATGGCGGAAACGCTTGCGACGCTGTCGAACTATCCGATCAAGACGCGGCTGTCGCTCTCCGGCACGATGATCGTCGCCCGCGATCTCGCCCATGCGAAAATCCGCGAAAGGCTCGAACGTGGCGAGCCTTTGCCGGATTATTTCAAGAATCATCCAATCTATTATGCCGGTCCGGCAAAGACGCCTGCGGGCTATGCCTCAGGCTCTTTCGGTCCCACGACGGCCGGACGCATGGACAGTTTCGTCGAGCAATTCCAGGCGGCCGGCGGCTCGCTGATCATGATCGCCAAAGGCAATCGCTCGGCACAAGTGCGCGAGGCCTGCGCCAAGCACCATGGATTTTATCTCGGCTCCATCGGCGGCCCGGCGGCGCGACTGGCGCAAGATTGCATCAAAAAGGTCGAAGTGCTCGAATATTCGGAACTCGGCATGGAAGCGATCTGGAAGATCGAGGTCGAGAATTTCCCTGCGTTCATCGTCATCGACGACAAGGGCAATGACTTCTTCAAGGAATTGAATTTGGGGTGA
- the ptsN gene encoding PTS IIA-like nitrogen regulatory protein PtsN: MRLTDLLQPEAVFASLRANSKKQVLQELSDRAAHICRLPERQIFDAVLQRERLGSTGIGNGIAIPHAKLAKCPAITGVFARIEKPIEFEAIDGAPVDLVFLLVAPESAGADHLKALARIARVLRDPAITAKLRAIHDPAALYAILTQEPASHAA; this comes from the coding sequence ATGCGGCTCACAGACCTTCTCCAACCAGAAGCGGTGTTCGCATCGCTTCGCGCCAATTCCAAAAAACAAGTGTTGCAGGAATTGAGCGACCGGGCGGCGCATATCTGCCGCTTGCCGGAACGGCAAATTTTCGATGCCGTTCTGCAACGCGAGCGGCTCGGCTCGACCGGCATCGGCAATGGCATAGCCATTCCGCATGCCAAGCTCGCCAAATGCCCGGCGATCACCGGAGTTTTCGCGCGGATCGAGAAGCCGATCGAATTCGAGGCAATCGACGGCGCGCCCGTCGATCTCGTGTTTTTGCTCGTCGCGCCCGAGTCGGCGGGGGCCGATCATCTCAAAGCCCTGGCGCGCATCGCCCGCGTGCTCCGCGATCCGGCGATCACTGCGAAATTGCGTGCGATCCACGATCCGGCGGCGCTCTACGCAATTCTGACGCAAGAGCCGGCCTCGCACGCGGCGTGA
- the hpf gene encoding ribosome hibernation-promoting factor, HPF/YfiA family has protein sequence MTLRVSGKHLDIGGSLRTYVGTRLDGVVAKYSAEPTSGHVTIEREGPGFRTDCILHLESGITLQVEAEALDAYASFNKAADRIENRLRRLKRRSRDRATGPADARRDAIEQPSIENDATASEIAGERNPLVIAESFATLKEMSVSGAVKELDIANVPVVIFRHASDGRTNIVYRRADGNIGWIDTASSSESSVP, from the coding sequence ATGACCTTACGTGTCTCCGGCAAGCATCTCGATATCGGCGGCTCGCTTCGCACTTATGTCGGCACACGTCTCGATGGCGTCGTCGCGAAATATTCCGCTGAACCGACAAGCGGACATGTCACCATCGAACGAGAAGGCCCCGGGTTTCGGACAGATTGCATTTTGCATCTGGAGTCCGGCATAACTCTGCAGGTCGAGGCCGAAGCGCTGGACGCTTATGCGAGCTTCAACAAAGCTGCGGATCGCATCGAAAATCGCTTGCGGCGCCTGAAACGCCGTTCACGCGATCGCGCCACGGGCCCCGCCGATGCGCGTCGCGACGCCATCGAACAGCCGTCCATCGAAAACGATGCGACGGCATCGGAAATTGCTGGGGAAAGGAATCCGCTTGTCATTGCAGAGTCTTTTGCAACCCTCAAGGAGATGTCCGTGTCCGGGGCTGTCAAAGAACTCGACATTGCCAACGTGCCGGTCGTCATTTTTCGGCATGCAAGCGACGGACGGACGAACATTGTCTATAGGCGTGCGGACGGAAACATCGGCTGGATCGACACGGCGTCTTCCTCCGAGAGTTCAGTCCCATAA
- the rpoN gene encoding RNA polymerase factor sigma-54, with protein MALTTKLLMRQGQALVMTPQLLQAIKLLQFSNLELAAFVQEELERNPLLERAEDLPDPHEVSSALGQDSGTDRIEISASADFNDAGDVEWNSESFATDRGALEASLGTELSNSFDDDRAPTPGEQHEFVEGSGLSATSWSGSPGSTSDGEATNLEAYVAAEIGLKDHLGEQLMLATSDPIDRIIGHTLIDAIDEAGYFTENLAEVASRLAAPLHRVEAMLTVIQTFDPSGIGARNLAECLAIQLREKDRFDPAMQALVGHLELVAKRDYAALRKVCGVDDEDIADMIGEIRRLDPKPGRAFGGASVQPVVPDVVVRALPDGSWHVELNSEVLPRLLVNQTYATRVNRNKANETDRSFLSNCLQTANWLTKSLEQRARTILKVSSEIVRQQDAFFTQGVEYLRPLNLKTIADAIGMHESTVSRVTSNKYMTTPRGLFELKYFFTASIASHNGGDAHSAEAVRYRIKQMIDQEDAADILSDDAIVARLKSSNIDIARRTVAKYRESLRIPSSVERRRMKAMH; from the coding sequence ATGGCGCTCACCACCAAGCTTCTCATGCGCCAGGGTCAGGCCCTGGTCATGACACCGCAGCTTCTGCAAGCGATCAAACTTCTCCAGTTTTCGAATCTGGAACTCGCAGCCTTCGTGCAAGAAGAGCTCGAGCGCAATCCGCTTCTCGAGCGTGCCGAAGACTTACCTGATCCGCATGAGGTGAGCAGCGCCCTGGGGCAGGACAGCGGCACCGACCGCATCGAGATATCCGCCAGCGCGGATTTCAACGACGCTGGCGACGTGGAATGGAATTCCGAATCCTTTGCCACGGATCGCGGCGCGCTCGAAGCAAGCCTGGGCACGGAACTGTCGAACAGCTTCGACGACGACCGTGCGCCGACACCCGGCGAGCAGCATGAATTCGTCGAAGGCTCGGGCCTATCTGCAACGTCCTGGTCAGGCTCGCCCGGATCGACCAGCGATGGCGAAGCTACCAATCTCGAAGCCTATGTCGCCGCCGAGATCGGCCTCAAGGATCATCTTGGCGAACAATTGATGCTCGCGACATCAGACCCCATCGACCGCATTATCGGCCATACGCTGATCGATGCGATCGACGAGGCTGGTTATTTCACCGAGAACCTCGCCGAAGTGGCAAGCCGGCTCGCGGCGCCCTTGCATCGCGTCGAAGCCATGTTGACGGTGATTCAGACTTTCGATCCAAGCGGCATCGGCGCCCGTAATTTGGCTGAATGCCTCGCCATTCAATTGCGCGAAAAAGACCGTTTCGATCCGGCCATGCAGGCTCTCGTCGGGCATCTCGAACTCGTCGCCAAACGCGATTATGCGGCACTCCGCAAAGTCTGCGGCGTCGACGATGAAGACATTGCCGACATGATCGGTGAGATCCGCAGACTCGATCCCAAGCCTGGCCGTGCCTTCGGTGGCGCTTCGGTTCAGCCGGTCGTGCCCGACGTCGTCGTGCGTGCTTTGCCCGACGGCAGCTGGCACGTCGAATTGAATTCCGAGGTTCTGCCACGCCTGCTTGTCAACCAGACCTATGCAACGCGGGTGAACCGCAACAAGGCCAACGAGACCGACAGAAGCTTTCTCTCGAATTGTCTCCAGACTGCCAATTGGCTGACGAAGAGCCTCGAACAGCGAGCCCGGACGATCTTGAAAGTCTCGAGCGAGATCGTACGTCAGCAAGATGCCTTTTTCACACAAGGCGTCGAATATTTGCGGCCGCTCAATCTCAAGACCATCGCCGACGCGATCGGCATGCATGAATCGACCGTCTCGCGCGTGACTTCGAATAAATATATGACAACCCCGCGCGGCCTGTTCGAATTAAAATATTTTTTCACGGCCTCAATCGCTTCGCACAATGGCGGCGATGCTCATTCTGCCGAGGCGGTACGCTACCGCATCAAGCAAATGATCGATCAGGAAGATGCCGCCGACATTCTCTCTGACGATGCGATCGTCGCGCGCCTTAAATCTTCCAACATCGACATCGCGCGGCGCACTGTGGCCAAATATAGGGAAAGTCTGCGCATTCCGTCCTCGGTCGAACGCCGGCGCATGAAGGCGATGCATTGA
- a CDS encoding HAD family phosphatase, giving the protein MTEPPTSQASPSPIIPTQVAPSHVATLLCDPSFPALADRHLSRAREVLEAAQDPVWLDKGIAADIAFAPAAAIDCRARAEKLRDAIADAQIDVIVQPLEGRRKKLLFIEMDKVLLGQNTLAEIAAVIGCAPQLAEINAKVAKGEIDYAAGLRDVFAFLQGRGTECLSQVLGKKMVMIPGARVLVETMRANGGTAALATLGFSCFAGPVADKSGITEIVANRLILENNKIAALAEPVLDPAGKQADLQRLMAAQALPASAVLAVAHDLTDLALLKDVGMGIAFRAEPAVATAAHVRIDRGDLSALLYLQGYRREDFVTEARRPLDASDWQRKYGAYEKAHERTRF; this is encoded by the coding sequence ATGACCGAACCGCCCACTTCCCAAGCCTCGCCCTCTCCAATCATTCCGACGCAAGTCGCGCCTTCTCACGTCGCGACGCTTCTCTGCGATCCCAGTTTTCCGGCCCTCGCCGATCGCCATCTCAGTCGCGCGCGGGAAGTTTTGGAGGCGGCGCAAGACCCTGTTTGGCTCGACAAGGGAATTGCCGCCGATATTGCCTTTGCGCCAGCCGCTGCCATCGATTGCCGCGCGCGCGCCGAAAAGCTGCGCGACGCCATCGCCGATGCGCAGATCGACGTGATCGTCCAGCCTCTCGAAGGACGGCGCAAAAAGCTGCTTTTCATCGAAATGGACAAAGTTCTGCTCGGTCAGAACACGCTTGCCGAAATTGCCGCGGTCATCGGCTGCGCGCCGCAGCTCGCCGAGATCAACGCCAAAGTCGCAAAAGGCGAAATCGACTATGCCGCCGGCTTGCGGGACGTTTTCGCTTTTCTGCAAGGCCGCGGAACCGAGTGCCTTTCGCAGGTGCTCGGCAAGAAGATGGTGATGATTCCAGGCGCCCGCGTGCTGGTCGAGACGATGCGCGCCAATGGCGGCACCGCGGCCTTGGCAACTTTGGGATTTTCCTGCTTTGCCGGTCCGGTCGCCGACAAATCCGGCATCACGGAGATCGTCGCAAACAGACTGATTCTTGAGAATAACAAAATCGCGGCGCTCGCCGAGCCCGTGCTCGATCCCGCCGGCAAACAGGCAGACCTCCAGCGTCTCATGGCAGCGCAAGCCCTCCCCGCGAGTGCCGTGCTGGCCGTCGCACACGACCTGACTGACTTGGCCCTCCTGAAAGACGTCGGGATGGGGATCGCATTCCGCGCCGAACCCGCCGTGGCGACAGCGGCGCATGTTCGCATCGATCGCGGCGATCTTTCGGCGCTTCTCTATCTGCAAGGCTATAGGCGCGAGGATTTCGTGACCGAGGCGCGCCGGCCTTTGGATGCTTCCGATTGGCAGCGCAAATATGGCGCCTATGAAAAGGCGCATGAACGGACCCGATTTTAG
- the truA gene encoding tRNA pseudouridine(38-40) synthase TruA — protein MPRYKLTIEYNGQLFVGWQRQKNGPSVQEAIETAFAAFCGHPVGIRGAGRTDTGVHALGQVAHADLHRVWRPDVLRDALNAHLRPNLVAILNVEPVAETFDARFSALRRHYLYKIINRRAPLTLDCGGAWLVKRRLDADAMHEAAQILVGTHDFSTFRASECQAANPVRTLERLDVERHGDTIEIRASARAFLHHQVRSMVGSLEMIGAGKWRPDDLRAAIEACDRTRCGTVAPPDGLYFVAVDYGEAAPDGPE, from the coding sequence ATGCCGCGCTATAAACTCACCATCGAATATAATGGCCAATTGTTCGTCGGCTGGCAGAGGCAGAAGAACGGCCCCTCCGTGCAAGAGGCGATCGAAACAGCCTTTGCGGCTTTCTGCGGCCATCCGGTCGGCATCCGCGGCGCTGGACGCACCGACACCGGCGTCCATGCCCTGGGCCAAGTCGCGCATGCCGATCTTCACCGCGTCTGGCGCCCCGACGTCTTGCGCGATGCGCTCAATGCGCATCTGCGTCCAAACCTCGTCGCCATCCTCAATGTCGAGCCTGTCGCCGAAACGTTCGACGCGCGCTTCTCGGCGCTGCGCCGGCATTATCTCTACAAGATCATCAATCGTCGCGCGCCGCTGACGCTCGATTGCGGTGGGGCCTGGCTCGTCAAGCGCCGGCTCGATGCCGACGCCATGCACGAGGCTGCGCAGATCCTCGTCGGCACCCATGATTTCTCGACCTTCCGGGCCTCCGAATGCCAAGCAGCCAATCCGGTCCGCACGCTCGAACGGCTCGACGTGGAAAGGCATGGCGACACGATCGAAATTCGCGCCAGCGCCCGCGCCTTCCTGCATCATCAGGTGCGCTCCATGGTCGGCTCATTGGAAATGATCGGCGCCGGCAAATGGCGGCCGGATGATCTTCGCGCCGCGATCGAGGCTTGCGATCGCACACGCTGCGGCACGGTCGCTCCACCCGACGGGCTTTATTTCGTCGCGGTGGACTATGGAGAAGCCGCGCCTGATGGCCCGGAATGA
- a CDS encoding cysteine rich repeat-containing protein, giving the protein MITSRWDAIPHVVFKGGHAVNYVNAITVGALIIVASVASAAAQTGPVATACKTDISKFCVGKSHGRGEVRHCLQSHYAKVSAACKHALDTTGGGRGMGR; this is encoded by the coding sequence ATGATAACCTCGCGGTGGGACGCTATTCCCCACGTCGTCTTTAAAGGAGGTCATGCCGTGAATTACGTTAACGCAATTACGGTTGGCGCGCTTATTATCGTCGCCTCGGTCGCCAGCGCCGCCGCCCAAACGGGCCCCGTGGCCACTGCCTGCAAGACGGACATCTCAAAATTCTGTGTCGGCAAGTCTCATGGTCGTGGTGAGGTCCGTCATTGCCTCCAGTCGCATTACGCCAAAGTATCGGCCGCGTGCAAGCATGCGCTCGATACGACCGGCGGCGGAAGGGGCATGGGAAGGTAA
- the fmt gene encoding methionyl-tRNA formyltransferase — protein sequence MRIIFMGTPEFSVPVLEEIVGLGHEIVAVYTRAPKPAGRRGLEMQPSPVHAAAERLGLRVLTPKSLKNPEEAATFVGFEADVAVVVAYGLILPKAILDATRLGCLNLHASLLPRWRGAAPIQRAIMAGDAETGIMVMRMEEGLDTGAVALAEKTAIGPQTTAGELHDRLSRLGADLIGRALAALGRGTLVFTAQAEDGVTYAHKIDKAEARIDWSKPAAELHNLVRGLSPFPGAFFEADLGKGTERIKVLHSRTIEGNGAPGTVCDEALGVACGTGVLRLLTVQRAGKAPMTAAEFLRGIRISPGTFLGSRSE from the coding sequence TTGCGCATCATCTTCATGGGCACGCCCGAATTTTCCGTGCCGGTCCTCGAAGAGATCGTCGGCCTGGGCCATGAGATCGTGGCCGTCTATACGCGGGCGCCGAAACCCGCCGGGCGGCGCGGTCTCGAAATGCAGCCCTCGCCCGTGCATGCGGCGGCCGAACGGCTCGGCCTGCGCGTCCTGACGCCGAAAAGCCTGAAGAACCCTGAAGAAGCCGCGACTTTCGTGGGGTTCGAGGCGGATGTCGCCGTGGTCGTCGCCTATGGGCTGATCCTACCGAAAGCCATTCTCGACGCGACGCGGCTAGGCTGCCTCAATCTTCATGCTTCTCTGCTGCCGCGCTGGCGCGGCGCCGCACCGATCCAGCGCGCCATCATGGCGGGCGATGCCGAGACCGGAATCATGGTCATGCGGATGGAGGAAGGGCTCGATACGGGCGCCGTCGCACTGGCCGAGAAGACCGCGATCGGGCCGCAGACGACAGCCGGCGAACTGCATGATCGCCTGTCGCGACTTGGCGCCGATCTCATTGGCCGCGCCTTGGCGGCGCTCGGCCGCGGCACCTTGGTTTTTACCGCACAGGCCGAAGATGGCGTGACCTATGCGCATAAGATCGACAAGGCCGAAGCCCGCATCGACTGGTCGAAACCGGCCGCCGAACTGCATAATCTGGTGCGCGGGCTTTCGCCTTTTCCGGGCGCGTTCTTCGAGGCTGATCTCGGCAAAGGCACGGAGCGCATCAAAGTGTTGCACAGCCGGACGATCGAAGGTAACGGCGCACCCGGCACGGTCTGCGACGAGGCGCTCGGCGTAGCCTGCGGAACCGGCGTGCTCCGTCTCCTAACCGTGCAGCGCGCCGGCAAAGCGCCGATGACGGCGGCGGAATTTTTGCGCGGGATACGGATCAGTCCGGGCACTTTTCTCGGCAGCCGCTCGGAATGA